One part of the Streptomyces sp. AM 2-1-1 genome encodes these proteins:
- a CDS encoding ABC-F family ATP-binding cassette domain-containing protein: MDRPALLAHDLVRTLRGRRVLDGVSLTVAPGRRIGLIGENGAGKSTLLRILAGVDEPDSGTVVRPAGLGFLHQEMPYDGGATLADVLDDALGEARADLAALDRLAREIAAVPEDAPGHGELLARYAACLERAEERESWDAERRAGLVLDGLGIGGLAHGRTLGSLSGGQRGRLALAGLLVRRPTALLLDEPTNHLDDEATAFLERRLCEMPGAVVVAGHDRAFLDAVCTDVIDLDPAVRGPVHYGGGYTAYQDQRRAARESWQRRHEEEEKELAALRGAVEVTAHRVAPDRGPRDNEKMGYGHSGGRVQHQIARRVRNAARRLDELQRRRVPAPPEPLRFRTPEPAPVPPATEPADDTPLLSLREIRVPGRLALDRLDLRAGHRLLVTGPNGAGKSTLLAVVAGTLPAPCGRVRRKEGLRTGLLAQDTVFEQPDRTVAQTYALALGEERAERVPLASLGLLAARDLDSRVGELSAGQRRRLALALLVADPPDLLLLDEPTNHLSPRLADELEEALGTGPGTVVVASHDRWLRSRWPGTELRLAAPAGPGREKDRVRP, from the coding sequence ATGGACCGACCCGCCCTGCTCGCCCACGACCTCGTCCGCACCCTCCGAGGGCGCCGGGTGCTCGACGGCGTCTCCCTCACCGTCGCCCCCGGCCGCCGCATCGGGCTGATCGGCGAGAACGGCGCCGGGAAATCCACCCTGCTGAGGATCCTCGCGGGGGTGGACGAACCCGACTCAGGCACCGTCGTCCGCCCCGCCGGCCTCGGCTTCCTCCATCAGGAGATGCCGTACGACGGGGGAGCGACCCTCGCCGACGTACTCGACGACGCCCTCGGCGAGGCCCGCGCGGATCTCGCCGCGCTGGACCGGCTCGCCCGCGAGATCGCCGCCGTGCCCGAGGACGCGCCCGGCCACGGCGAGCTTCTCGCCCGGTACGCGGCCTGTCTGGAGCGGGCCGAGGAGCGCGAGTCCTGGGACGCCGAGCGGCGTGCCGGGCTCGTCCTCGACGGCCTCGGCATCGGAGGACTCGCCCACGGGCGCACCCTCGGCTCCCTGTCCGGCGGGCAGCGGGGCCGGCTCGCCCTCGCGGGGCTGCTCGTCCGCCGGCCCACCGCACTCCTCCTCGACGAACCCACCAACCACCTCGACGACGAGGCCACCGCGTTCCTGGAGCGGCGGCTGTGCGAGATGCCCGGAGCCGTCGTCGTGGCGGGCCACGACCGGGCCTTCCTCGACGCCGTCTGCACGGACGTGATCGACCTCGATCCGGCCGTCAGGGGGCCGGTGCACTACGGCGGCGGCTATACCGCCTACCAGGACCAGCGGCGGGCCGCCCGGGAGAGCTGGCAGCGCCGCCACGAGGAGGAGGAGAAGGAGCTGGCCGCCCTGCGGGGCGCGGTGGAGGTCACGGCGCACCGGGTCGCCCCGGACCGGGGGCCGCGCGACAACGAGAAGATGGGCTACGGCCACTCCGGCGGCCGGGTCCAGCACCAGATCGCCCGGCGGGTGCGCAACGCCGCCCGCAGGCTGGACGAACTCCAGCGGCGCCGGGTCCCCGCACCGCCGGAGCCGCTGCGCTTCCGTACCCCCGAGCCCGCTCCCGTCCCACCCGCCACCGAGCCCGCCGACGACACCCCGCTGCTCTCCCTCCGGGAGATCCGGGTGCCCGGCCGTCTCGCGCTGGACCGTCTGGATCTGCGCGCCGGCCACCGCCTCCTGGTGACCGGCCCGAACGGCGCGGGCAAGTCGACACTGCTCGCGGTGGTGGCGGGCACCCTTCCGGCTCCCTGCGGCCGGGTGCGGCGCAAGGAAGGGCTCCGGACCGGACTGCTGGCCCAGGACACGGTGTTCGAGCAGCCCGACCGCACCGTCGCCCAGACGTACGCCCTCGCGCTCGGCGAGGAACGCGCCGAGCGCGTCCCGCTCGCCTCCCTCGGGCTTCTGGCCGCACGGGACCTCGACAGCAGGGTCGGCGAACTGTCGGCGGGTCAGCGCCGCCGGCTGGCGCTCGCCCTGCTCGTCGCGGATCCGCCGGACCTGCTGCTGCTCGACGAGCCGACCAACCACCTCTCGCCCCGGCTCGCCGACGAGCTGGAAGAGGCTCTGGGCACCGGGCCCGGGACCGTCGTGGTCGCCAGCCACGACCGGTGGCTGCGTTCCCGGTGGCCGGGCACCGAGCTGCGTCTGGCGGCCCCGGCGGGGCCCGGACGTGAGAAGGACCGCGTTCGCCCGTGA
- a CDS encoding DUF4032 domain-containing protein, which yields MALQISATNPEHPALLLELPWHLPLEEWPEKYLVPLPRGISRHVVRYARAGADVVAVKELAERPAVREYDQLRTLDRLGIPAVDPLAVVTGRVGADGEPLEPVLITRHLNGSLPYRSMFETTMRPSTVHRLMDALAVLLVRLHLVGFAWGDCSLSNTLFRRDAGAYAAYLVDAETGETHERLSDGQREYDIDLARVNISGEMLDLEAAGALHPSVDPIAFGAEISRRYAGLWKELTRTSVYPAGKYHYIERRVRRLNEMGFDVAEMQIVNSPDGDTVTFVPKVVDAGHHQRQLLRLTGLDTEENQARRLLNDLESWMATQEDYAPGDPLGARTEVLAHRWVRDQFRPTVRAVPLTLRGSMDPAELYHELLEHRWFLSERAMRDIGLETAVEDYTATRLPLAEPAAEAETGEE from the coding sequence ATGGCTTTGCAGATCAGCGCCACCAACCCCGAACACCCCGCGCTCCTCCTAGAGCTGCCGTGGCACCTGCCGCTGGAGGAGTGGCCGGAGAAGTACCTCGTACCGCTGCCACGCGGCATCTCCCGGCACGTGGTGCGCTACGCGCGCGCCGGGGCGGACGTGGTCGCGGTCAAGGAGCTCGCCGAGCGGCCGGCGGTACGCGAGTACGACCAGCTCCGCACGCTCGACCGGCTCGGGATACCCGCGGTCGACCCCCTCGCCGTCGTCACCGGCCGCGTCGGGGCCGACGGGGAGCCGCTGGAGCCGGTCCTCATCACCCGGCACCTCAACGGCTCGCTGCCCTACCGCTCGATGTTCGAGACCACGATGCGCCCGTCCACGGTGCACCGGCTGATGGACGCCCTCGCCGTCCTGCTCGTCCGACTGCACCTGGTCGGCTTCGCGTGGGGCGACTGCTCGCTCTCCAACACCCTGTTCCGCCGCGACGCGGGTGCCTATGCCGCCTACCTCGTGGACGCGGAGACCGGGGAGACCCACGAGCGGCTCAGCGACGGTCAGCGGGAGTACGACATCGACCTCGCCCGCGTCAACATCAGCGGAGAGATGCTCGACTTGGAGGCTGCCGGCGCGCTGCACCCCTCCGTGGACCCGATCGCGTTCGGCGCCGAGATCAGCCGCCGGTACGCGGGGCTGTGGAAGGAGCTGACCCGGACCTCCGTCTACCCGGCGGGCAAGTACCACTACATCGAGCGCCGGGTGCGCCGGCTCAACGAGATGGGCTTCGACGTCGCCGAGATGCAGATCGTCAACTCCCCGGACGGTGACACGGTCACCTTCGTCCCGAAGGTCGTCGACGCCGGACACCACCAGCGCCAGCTGCTCCGGCTGACCGGACTGGACACGGAGGAGAACCAGGCCCGCCGCCTCCTCAACGACCTGGAGAGCTGGATGGCCACCCAGGAGGACTACGCTCCCGGCGATCCGCTCGGGGCGCGCACCGAGGTCCTCGCGCACCGGTGGGTCCGCGACCAGTTCCGGCCCACGGTCCGCGCCGTCCCCCTCACCCTGCGGGGCTCCATGGACCCGGCCGAGCTCTACCACGAGCTGCTGGAGCACCGGTGGTTCCTCTCCGAGCGGGCCATGCGCGACATCGGCCTGGAGACGGCGGTGGAGGACTACACCGCCACCAGGCTCCCCCTGGCCGAGCCTGCCGCGGAGGCGGAGACCGGCGAGGAGTGA
- a CDS encoding phosphodiester glycosidase family protein, giving the protein MAGAVVPAAAAGTTPDPRPRNAAEVLRPVSPPGPSLPAGAGRPVVDDHGIETARASRPVAPGIGLTSYDRLEADKWLRVDALTVDLHSDVRADYLSTGKVGERRTVSELAAGHDPGSGRRTVAALNGDFFDINQTGAPQGPGVRDGALVHSPAAGSSHAVGIGPEGAGRVLDLYFEGTLTLPSGTHPLGAYDAADVPAGSVGAYTSAWGGADRALTVDAAQPVAEAAVREGRVVSVSTAPGSGPVPGGTTVLVGREAGAGLLKALRPGDPVEISYRVRTDDGPLPRTAVGGREPLVVDGVEQNHDGGSNNTAAPRTAVGFSRDGRILHVLTVDGRQADSGGATLTELGRMMREAGAWSALNLDGGGSSTLLAREPGSDALPVENSPSDGSERAVPDGLALTVPDGSGTLTGYRVGTRTPALSAPGDDPVAGGHPDRVFPGLTRSLTAAGHDETYGPAAGAPRWRTTAPGVGTTDARGLFTARHGGTTEAVAERGRARGSVRLTVLDELARLRPTTERLGLPGRGTTGTFGIVGFDAHGAGAPVEPRDVTLDYDRALFDVRDDGQGSFAVTARAGGGTAGLITASVHGVTTALAATVGLADQAVCDFDDAATWKFSQARGSGSLNATEDGRTGTGLELTYDFTQSTATRAAYAAPPQPVAVPGRPRSFTLWINGDGKGAWPTLHLKDAAGSDQLLRGPYVTWTGWRQVTFAVPAGAPAPLSVHRFYLAETAATARYTGHVVIDDLVAQVVPAAEVPAREPVADPLIDSAAVTEGRDARFAVMSDAQFVARDPDSEIVALARRTLREIKAARPDFLVVNGDLVDEGSPADLAFARQVLDEELGDELPWIYVPGNHEVMGGTIGDFVARFGPAQRTFDHASTRFLTLDTSSLSLRGGGYAQIRALREQLDAAATDPAIGSVVLIEHVPPRDPTVQRASQLSDRKEAALVEEWLASFRRTTGKGAALVGSHVGVFHASRVDGVPYLVNGNSGKAPSGPADAGGFTGWSLIGTDRVPPAERAAARLRPWTGGPDWISVQTRAHVDGLTLDAPALLAAGGRAEVSARITQGSRSVPVAFPVSADWTGSPNLRIADTAGGRTGARGRPVALLDPATGTLTALRPGTVTLAVTVDGVTRSARVTIAAEGALRPAA; this is encoded by the coding sequence ATGGCGGGGGCCGTCGTCCCCGCGGCTGCCGCCGGTACGACCCCCGACCCCCGCCCCCGCAACGCCGCCGAGGTACTCAGACCGGTCTCCCCGCCCGGACCGAGCCTCCCGGCGGGCGCCGGGCGGCCCGTCGTCGACGACCACGGCATCGAGACCGCCCGAGCCTCCCGGCCCGTCGCGCCCGGGATCGGGCTCACCTCCTACGACCGGCTCGAAGCGGACAAGTGGCTCCGCGTCGACGCGCTCACCGTGGACCTGCACAGCGACGTGCGCGCCGACTACCTCTCCACCGGGAAGGTCGGCGAACGGCGCACGGTCTCCGAGCTGGCGGCCGGCCACGACCCCGGCTCCGGGCGCCGTACCGTCGCCGCCCTCAACGGCGACTTCTTCGACATCAACCAGACCGGCGCACCCCAGGGTCCCGGTGTCCGGGACGGCGCACTCGTCCACTCGCCGGCCGCCGGCTCCTCCCACGCGGTCGGAATCGGCCCGGAGGGCGCCGGACGGGTGCTGGACCTGTACTTCGAGGGCACCCTCACCCTGCCCTCCGGCACGCATCCTCTCGGCGCGTACGACGCGGCCGACGTCCCCGCCGGCTCGGTGGGCGCGTACACCTCCGCCTGGGGCGGCGCGGACCGCGCGCTGACCGTGGACGCGGCGCAGCCGGTCGCCGAGGCCGCCGTACGGGAGGGCCGGGTGGTCTCCGTGTCGACGGCGCCCGGCAGCGGCCCCGTCCCCGGCGGCACCACCGTCCTCGTCGGACGGGAAGCCGGGGCGGGACTGCTGAAGGCCTTGCGGCCCGGTGATCCCGTCGAGATCTCGTACCGGGTGCGCACCGACGACGGGCCCCTGCCGCGCACCGCGGTCGGCGGACGTGAACCGCTCGTCGTGGACGGTGTGGAGCAGAACCACGACGGCGGGAGCAACAACACCGCCGCCCCCCGGACCGCGGTCGGCTTCTCCCGGGACGGCCGCATCCTGCACGTGCTGACCGTGGACGGCCGGCAGGCCGACAGCGGCGGGGCGACCCTCACCGAACTCGGGCGGATGATGCGGGAGGCGGGCGCCTGGAGCGCGCTCAACCTGGACGGCGGCGGCTCCTCCACCCTGTTGGCGAGGGAACCGGGGAGCGACGCCCTCCCGGTGGAGAACAGCCCTTCGGACGGCAGCGAACGCGCCGTCCCCGACGGCCTGGCTCTCACCGTGCCGGACGGCAGCGGGACCCTCACCGGGTACCGGGTCGGGACCCGCACCCCGGCCCTCTCCGCACCGGGGGACGACCCCGTCGCCGGCGGTCACCCCGACCGGGTCTTCCCCGGACTCACCCGCTCCCTGACGGCCGCCGGTCACGACGAGACGTACGGTCCGGCGGCCGGCGCCCCGCGCTGGCGCACCACCGCACCCGGCGTCGGCACCACGGACGCGCGCGGCCTCTTCACCGCCCGGCACGGCGGCACCACCGAAGCCGTCGCCGAACGCGGGAGGGCCCGGGGCTCGGTCCGGCTCACCGTCCTCGACGAACTGGCACGCCTGCGGCCCACCACCGAACGCCTCGGCCTGCCGGGCCGGGGCACCACCGGCACCTTCGGCATCGTCGGCTTCGACGCCCACGGTGCCGGCGCTCCCGTCGAGCCCCGGGACGTCACCCTCGACTACGACCGCGCGCTCTTCGACGTCCGCGACGACGGGCAGGGGTCCTTCGCCGTCACCGCCCGCGCGGGCGGCGGAACGGCGGGGCTGATCACCGCGTCGGTGCACGGCGTCACCACCGCTCTCGCCGCCACGGTCGGCCTCGCCGACCAGGCGGTCTGCGACTTCGACGACGCGGCCACCTGGAAGTTCAGCCAGGCCCGGGGGAGCGGCTCGCTGAACGCGACCGAGGACGGCCGCACCGGCACCGGGCTGGAACTCACCTACGACTTCACGCAGTCCACCGCCACCCGCGCCGCCTACGCCGCCCCGCCCCAGCCGGTCGCGGTTCCCGGCCGGCCCCGGTCGTTCACCCTGTGGATCAACGGCGACGGCAAGGGCGCCTGGCCCACCCTCCACCTCAAGGACGCCGCCGGATCCGACCAGTTGCTCCGCGGTCCGTACGTGACCTGGACCGGCTGGCGGCAGGTCACGTTCGCCGTACCCGCCGGCGCACCGGCCCCGCTGTCGGTCCACCGGTTCTACCTCGCCGAGACCGCCGCCACCGCGCGCTACACCGGCCACGTCGTCATCGACGACCTCGTGGCCCAGGTCGTTCCGGCCGCCGAAGTGCCGGCCCGGGAGCCGGTGGCGGACCCCCTGATCGACTCGGCGGCCGTCACGGAAGGGCGGGACGCGCGGTTCGCGGTGATGTCGGACGCGCAGTTCGTCGCCCGCGATCCGGACAGCGAGATCGTCGCCCTGGCCCGGCGCACCCTGCGCGAGATCAAGGCCGCACGCCCGGACTTCCTCGTCGTCAACGGCGACCTGGTGGACGAGGGCTCACCCGCCGACCTCGCCTTCGCCCGCCAGGTGCTCGACGAGGAGCTCGGCGACGAACTCCCCTGGATCTACGTGCCGGGCAACCACGAGGTCATGGGGGGCACGATCGGGGACTTCGTCGCCCGGTTCGGCCCGGCCCAGCGCACGTTCGACCACGCGTCCACCCGCTTCCTCACGCTCGACACCTCCAGCCTGAGCCTGCGGGGCGGCGGCTACGCGCAGATCCGGGCGCTCCGCGAGCAACTGGACGCGGCGGCCACCGACCCCGCCATCGGCTCCGTCGTGCTGATCGAGCACGTGCCGCCGCGCGACCCCACCGTGCAGCGGGCCAGTCAGCTCAGCGACCGCAAGGAGGCGGCCCTCGTCGAGGAGTGGCTCGCCTCGTTCCGCCGGACGACCGGCAAGGGAGCCGCCCTCGTCGGCAGCCACGTCGGCGTCTTCCACGCCTCCCGCGTCGACGGGGTCCCCTACCTCGTCAACGGCAATTCGGGCAAGGCACCCTCCGGTCCGGCCGACGCGGGCGGGTTCACCGGCTGGAGCCTGATCGGCACGGACCGGGTCCCGCCGGCCGAGCGGGCGGCGGCCCGGCTGCGGCCGTGGACGGGCGGCCCCGACTGGATCTCCGTACAGACGCGGGCGCACGTGGACGGCCTCACGCTCGACGCCCCCGCCCTCCTCGCGGCGGGCGGCCGGGCCGAGGTGTCCGCCCGGATCACCCAGGGTTCGCGCTCCGTGCCGGTCGCCTTCCCCGTCAGCGCCGACTGGACCGGCTCCCCGAACCTCCGCATCGCGGACACCGCCGGCGGTCGCACCGGGGCGCGCGGCCGCCCCGTCGCGCTCCTCGACCCCGCCACCGGCACGCTCACCGCCCTGCGGCCGGGCACCGTCACCCTCGCGGTGACCGTCGACGGCGTCACCCGCAGCGCCCGCGTCACCATCGCCGCCGAGGGGGCCCTGCGGCCGGCGGCCTGA
- a CDS encoding ABC-F family ATP-binding cassette domain-containing protein, with translation MSTSFLTCSHLSFSWPDGTPVFQDLSFTVGAGRTGLVAPNGAGKSTLLKLIAGEYRPAGGSVSVRGTLGHLPQDLPLTGGLTVADVLGVAPVIRALDAVESGDTSEELYTLIGDDWDIEDRTRAQLDRLGLGEVALTRCLDTLSGGQIVSLGIAAQLLKRPDVLLLDEPTNNLDREARQKLYAVIEEGNGCLLVVSHDRELLDRMDRIAELERGELRLYGGNFTAYEEMVRAGQEVAERDVRNAEQEVKREKREMQQARERAQRRSSNAARTIKSAGLPKIVAGALKRSAQESAAKADGTHAARVGDARARLDEAGRALRDEQRITLELPGTRVPAGRTVFLGEGIRVRHDDQDLFAGDGLDLEIRGPERIALTGPNGAGKSTLLRVVQGERPQTPGSGTVRRAEGRIAYLSQRLDLLDTGRTVAENFAAFAPALPEAERMTLLARFLFRGPRAHLPVPALSGGELLRATLACVLYAEPAPQLLLLDEPTNNLDLVSIGQLESALHAYQGAFVVVSHDERFLAEIGVNRRLRLADGRLTEAPAPGDA, from the coding sequence ATGTCCACCTCGTTCCTCACCTGTTCCCACCTCTCCTTCTCCTGGCCGGACGGCACCCCCGTCTTCCAGGACCTCTCCTTCACCGTCGGCGCCGGCCGCACCGGGCTCGTCGCGCCCAACGGGGCGGGCAAGAGCACCCTGTTGAAGCTGATCGCCGGCGAGTACCGCCCTGCCGGGGGCTCCGTCTCCGTGCGCGGCACGCTCGGCCACCTCCCGCAGGACCTGCCGCTCACCGGCGGCCTCACCGTCGCCGACGTGCTCGGCGTCGCCCCGGTGATCCGCGCGCTCGACGCCGTCGAATCCGGTGACACGAGCGAGGAGCTCTACACCCTGATCGGCGACGACTGGGACATCGAGGATCGCACCCGGGCCCAGTTGGACCGGCTCGGGCTCGGGGAGGTCGCGCTGACGCGGTGTCTGGACACCCTCAGCGGGGGCCAGATCGTCTCCCTGGGGATCGCGGCGCAACTGCTGAAGCGCCCCGACGTCCTCCTCCTGGACGAACCGACCAACAACCTGGACCGCGAAGCGCGCCAGAAGCTCTACGCCGTGATCGAGGAAGGGAACGGCTGTCTCCTCGTGGTCAGCCACGACCGGGAGCTGCTCGACCGGATGGACCGCATCGCCGAGCTCGAACGGGGCGAACTCCGTCTCTACGGAGGCAACTTCACTGCCTACGAGGAGATGGTGCGGGCCGGGCAGGAGGTCGCCGAGAGAGACGTCCGCAACGCCGAGCAGGAGGTCAAGCGCGAGAAGCGGGAGATGCAGCAGGCACGCGAACGCGCGCAGCGCCGTTCGAGCAACGCCGCCCGCACCATCAAGAGCGCCGGCCTGCCCAAGATCGTGGCAGGCGCCCTGAAACGCAGTGCCCAGGAGTCGGCGGCCAAGGCCGACGGTACGCACGCCGCACGCGTCGGCGACGCCCGGGCACGGCTCGACGAGGCGGGCCGCGCCCTCCGCGACGAGCAGCGCATCACGCTGGAACTCCCCGGGACCCGGGTCCCCGCCGGACGCACCGTCTTCCTCGGTGAGGGCATTCGGGTCCGCCACGACGACCAAGACCTCTTCGCCGGCGACGGCCTGGACCTGGAGATCCGAGGACCCGAGCGGATCGCGCTCACCGGACCCAACGGCGCCGGCAAATCCACCCTGCTGCGGGTCGTCCAGGGCGAGCGGCCCCAGACACCGGGGAGCGGGACCGTGCGGCGGGCCGAGGGCCGCATCGCGTACCTCTCCCAGCGACTGGACCTGCTCGACACCGGCCGCACGGTCGCCGAGAACTTCGCCGCGTTCGCCCCCGCGCTGCCGGAGGCGGAGCGGATGACCCTGCTCGCCCGCTTCCTCTTCCGGGGACCGCGCGCGCACCTGCCGGTGCCGGCGCTCTCCGGCGGGGAACTGCTCCGGGCCACCCTCGCCTGCGTCCTCTACGCCGAACCCGCGCCGCAGCTCCTGCTTCTCGACGAACCCACCAACAACCTCGACCTGGTCAGCATCGGCCAGTTGGAGAGCGCCCTCCACGCCTACCAGGGAGCCTTCGTGGTCGTCAGCCACGACGAGCGCTTCCTGGCGGAGATCGGGGTGAACCGGCGGCTGCGCCTGGCCGACGGACGGCTCACGGAGGCGCCCGCGCCCGGCGACGCCTGA
- the pgm gene encoding phosphoglucomutase (alpha-D-glucose-1,6-bisphosphate-dependent), whose product MVHARAGKPAQSDDLVDVARLVTAYYALHPDPAEPGQRVAFGTSGHRGSALATAFNEDHIAATTQAICEYRARQGTDGPLFLGADTHALSEPARVTALEVLAANGATVLIDSEDGYTPTPAVSHAILTYNRGRTDGLADGIVVTPSHNPPADGGFKYNPPNGGPAGSDATSWIQDRANELVAGGLKEVRRIPYARALAAGTTGRHDFLGGYVDDLPSVLNLDAVRDAGLRIGADPLGGASVGYWGRIAERHRIDLTVVNPLADPTWRFMTLDWDGKIRMDCSSPYAMASLIAQRDAYAISTGNDADADRHGIVTPDGGLMNPNHYLAVAIQYLYTHRDGWPAGTGIGKTLVSSSMIDRVAADLGRPLVEVPVGFKWFVDGLFDGSLGFGGEESAGASFLRRDGQVWTTDKDGILLALLASEITAVTGSTPSQRYAELATRFGDPAYARIDAPATREEKAVLAKLSPEQVTADSLAGEAITAVLTEAPGNGAAIGGLKVCTDSAWFAARPSGTEDVYKVYAESFQGPDHLSRVQDEARALVSTVLGAAG is encoded by the coding sequence ATGGTGCACGCACGGGCCGGCAAACCGGCACAGTCCGACGACCTGGTCGACGTGGCGCGGCTGGTGACGGCCTACTACGCCCTCCACCCCGATCCGGCCGAACCCGGCCAGCGGGTGGCCTTCGGCACCTCCGGGCACCGCGGTTCCGCGCTCGCGACCGCGTTCAACGAGGACCACATCGCCGCCACCACCCAGGCGATCTGCGAGTACCGCGCACGGCAGGGCACCGACGGACCGCTCTTCCTCGGCGCCGACACCCACGCCCTGTCGGAGCCGGCGCGGGTCACCGCCCTGGAGGTGCTCGCCGCCAACGGCGCCACCGTCCTCATCGACTCCGAGGACGGCTACACCCCGACGCCGGCGGTCTCGCACGCCATCCTGACGTACAACCGGGGCCGTACGGACGGTCTGGCGGACGGGATCGTCGTCACCCCCTCGCACAACCCGCCCGCCGACGGCGGCTTCAAGTACAACCCGCCGAACGGTGGTCCGGCCGGCTCGGACGCCACGTCGTGGATCCAGGACCGCGCCAACGAGCTCGTCGCGGGAGGGCTCAAGGAAGTGCGCCGCATCCCGTACGCCCGTGCGCTGGCCGCCGGGACGACCGGGCGCCACGACTTCCTGGGCGGGTACGTCGACGACCTGCCGTCCGTGCTGAACCTGGACGCGGTCCGCGACGCGGGCCTCAGGATCGGCGCCGACCCGCTCGGCGGCGCGTCCGTCGGCTACTGGGGCCGCATCGCCGAACGTCACCGCATCGACCTCACCGTGGTCAACCCGCTCGCCGATCCGACCTGGCGCTTCATGACGCTGGACTGGGACGGCAAGATCCGGATGGACTGCTCGTCGCCGTACGCCATGGCCTCGCTCATCGCGCAGCGCGACGCCTACGCCATCTCCACCGGCAACGACGCCGACGCCGACCGGCACGGCATCGTCACGCCGGACGGCGGGCTGATGAACCCGAACCACTACCTCGCGGTCGCCATCCAGTACCTCTACACCCATCGCGACGGCTGGCCCGCCGGGACCGGCATCGGCAAGACGCTGGTCTCCTCCTCGATGATCGACCGGGTCGCCGCCGACCTCGGCCGCCCGCTGGTGGAGGTCCCGGTCGGCTTCAAGTGGTTCGTGGACGGCCTCTTCGACGGCAGCCTCGGCTTCGGCGGCGAGGAGTCGGCGGGCGCGTCGTTCCTGCGGCGCGACGGCCAGGTGTGGACCACCGACAAGGACGGCATCCTGCTCGCCCTGCTGGCCTCCGAGATCACCGCCGTCACGGGCTCCACCCCGTCGCAGCGCTACGCCGAACTCGCCACCCGCTTCGGCGATCCCGCCTACGCCCGCATCGACGCCCCGGCCACCCGCGAGGAGAAGGCGGTCCTCGCCAAGCTCTCGCCCGAGCAGGTCACGGCCGACTCCCTGGCGGGCGAGGCGATCACCGCCGTCCTCACCGAGGCCCCGGGCAACGGCGCGGCCATCGGCGGCCTCAAGGTCTGCACCGACAGCGCCTGGTTCGCCGCCCGCCCCTCCGGCACGGAGGACGTCTACAAGGTGTACGCGGAGAGCTTCCAGGGTCCCGACCACCTGAGCCGGGTCCAGGACGAGGCCCGCGCCCTCGTCTCGACGGTCCTGGGCGCCGCGGGCTGA
- a CDS encoding YncE family protein has translation MFSLHRRARSVVAGTVALAACGSLALTGTAVADSPPHPVAARLPGAPAVVSAPLVPGLYQSAYSERNDVLWATAALGQPPAPVSGSTLVKADPDTLRVLAAYTPPPDATGVVEAVYGIDVDDEHNTVWVTNTRSDSVAVYSQRTGEHLATLPGVAHSREVVVDERHDTVWASGYGDGTLVAYDSRTYREIRRVTVEGAGPTGLAVNERTGTVYAADHTHGRIIEVTRGSDAPRFVPTGAGPLSVALSADGRTAYTADQTAGTVSVVDLRAGAVTRTVTTGEGAKSLAVQPRSGRVLVVNRLAGNVSVVDPRAGTVLATVTTAALPNHVRISEDGTAYVVDKSGAGTDGADLLTRVRPRR, from the coding sequence ATGTTCTCGCTCCATCGCCGTGCCCGCAGCGTCGTCGCGGGCACCGTGGCCCTGGCCGCCTGCGGTTCCCTCGCGCTGACCGGCACAGCCGTCGCGGACAGCCCACCGCACCCGGTCGCCGCACGTCTTCCGGGCGCCCCGGCCGTCGTGTCGGCCCCGCTGGTGCCGGGGCTGTACCAGTCCGCGTACTCCGAGCGGAACGACGTGCTCTGGGCGACGGCCGCCCTGGGGCAGCCGCCGGCCCCGGTGTCCGGCTCCACCCTGGTCAAGGCGGATCCGGACACGCTGCGGGTGCTCGCCGCCTACACGCCTCCCCCGGACGCGACCGGGGTGGTGGAGGCCGTGTACGGCATCGATGTGGACGACGAGCACAACACCGTCTGGGTCACGAACACCCGGAGCGATTCCGTCGCCGTCTACAGCCAGCGGACCGGTGAGCACCTGGCGACCCTTCCGGGAGTCGCGCACTCCCGCGAGGTCGTCGTCGACGAGCGGCACGACACCGTGTGGGCCAGTGGGTACGGCGACGGCACCCTCGTCGCCTACGACAGCCGTACCTACCGGGAGATCCGGCGCGTCACCGTGGAGGGCGCGGGGCCGACCGGGCTCGCGGTGAACGAGCGGACCGGGACGGTGTACGCCGCCGACCACACCCACGGCCGGATCATCGAGGTCACCCGGGGGTCCGACGCCCCGCGGTTCGTGCCGACCGGCGCGGGGCCGCTCTCCGTCGCGCTCTCGGCCGACGGCCGCACCGCCTACACCGCCGACCAGACCGCGGGCACCGTCTCGGTCGTCGACCTGCGCGCCGGAGCCGTGACCAGGACCGTGACCACCGGGGAGGGCGCGAAGTCCCTCGCGGTGCAGCCGCGTTCCGGTCGGGTGCTGGTCGTCAACCGGCTGGCCGGGAACGTCTCGGTCGTCGACCCGCGGGCGGGCACCGTCCTCGCGACGGTCACCACCGCCGCTCTCCCCAACCACGTGCGGATCTCCGAGGACGGCACCGCCTACGTCGTGGACAAGTCCGGGGCGGGCACGGACGGCGCGGACCTGCTCACCCGGGTGCGCCCGCGCCGCTGA
- a CDS encoding DUF6381 family protein, with amino-acid sequence MSGADEPAKLAQQMRDKARQLSEAAESAKDPEERQRLTAKASKMRARSEQQSGMSSGDIYPQL; translated from the coding sequence ATGAGCGGAGCGGACGAACCCGCCAAGCTGGCCCAGCAGATGCGGGACAAGGCGCGGCAGCTGAGTGAGGCGGCCGAGAGCGCGAAGGACCCCGAGGAGCGGCAGCGCCTCACCGCCAAGGCCAGCAAGATGCGCGCCCGGAGCGAACAGCAGTCCGGGATGAGCAGCGGGGACATCTACCCGCAGCTGTAG